DNA from Thermoplasmata archaeon:
GCAGGTTCCGTTCGTCCACGGTCACGTGCTTTTCCCAGTCCGGGATGCCCGCGACGCGGAACGCCTCCTCGACGAACTCACGGACGGAGTGCGCCTCCCCCGTCGCCCCGACAAAGTCGTCCGGCTCATTGTATTGGAGGATTCGGTACATCAAGTCGACATAGTCCGGAGCGTAGCCCCAATCCCGTTTTGCATCCAGGCTCCCCAGGGAGATCGTCCTGGACTTGCCGGCTGCGATCCGTGCGACCCCGTGCGCGACCTTGCGCGTAACGAATTCAAGTCCTCGTCGGGGGGAGTTGTGAATCACGAGGTCACCGATTCCTGCGTGGAAGGTCCCGCTTTCCGTGGCGAGATCGTATAACCAACCTGTGTACAGCTCTGGCACAACCTGTTTGACCTCTCCCTCGGGCCGAAGGAGGTGACGTCCCGTCCGAGCGCCGCTCACGGTCCCCAGATTGATTGAGTGGTAGGCGTATGAGCGCTCCTTGTACTCTCCACGGAAAACGGAATCTGTGTTGTAGGTGAGCCTCTGGTCAAGTGCGCTCGCCGCCATCCACCAGAGGCCCGCAGCGAGCAGAGAAGATGACGTCTTGAAATTCTTGAACTCGCGTGCACCATGGCTCGCCTTCAGCCCATCCCCCTCGTTGTACCCGGAGAGGAATGAGCCCCAGGCGGCCGTGTCCGCGTTCAGGACGAGCCTCGGCACCCTCTTGCAGAGCTCCCTGCTGTACAGCATCTCTCGAAGTGCCAGGAGCGTCCCCCGGCCTGCGCGTAGCCTCAGCCCCCTTGTCGGCTCTCCCGTGAATCCCGAGACACCTGCGCTCTCGGACACGCTGCCCGCTGTGCAAGCCTCCCAGAGGGTCTGGGTTTCGTCGATCAGGGTCGGGTCGTTGTTGCGGAACGCCGCGGCAACGCGACCCTCCGAAAGGCTGATGCTTCCTTCCGCGGCAAGGAGGCCGAGGAGCTTCGCGAACTCCCTCGTGACCCGAGTCCTGCCCGGAGCCGGTGGTAGTGCGGTTCGGAGAAGCCGTCGGCCCGGTCGAACCTTCGAGGCCGCGACTTCACCGCCTGCTTCGTCGAGGAAGATATGGTCCGCCGTCGTGCGCACTTCGCCGCTGCGAGAAATCACGCGATGGACGCGTTTGTCATATGCGGGCGAATTCCAGTATGCGGTGGCGAGTACAGCGTGCGTGAACCGTCCGCTGTCCCAGACTTCGAGGTCGATCTTGCGCTGGCGAGTGTGGGCCGGATCCGGGACGACTTCGCGGATGGGGAGACAATCGAGCAAACCACTCTGAGATCGTACGATGAGTGGGGTTTCCGGGGTTACGCTCTCGTGGTTGAACAAGATCCCGTTGGAGACGTGCATATTGTAGGCTTCTCGGTAGTTGATGCATGCCCAGTACGCGTACACCTTGGCAACGCCGTACGGGCTGCGGGGATGCATGGGCGTCGTCTCGTCCTGCGGCTCGCGGTCCACCTTGCCGAACATCTCGCTCGACGAAGCCTGGTAGAACCGCGCCTCGGGCGCGTGGTGCCGTGCCGCCTCGAGTAAGCGGAGGACCCCCAGGCCCGTGGTCTCCCCCGTGAGGACGGGCTGGACGAACGACGTGCCGACGAAGGACTGGGCCGCGAGGTTGTAGATCTCGTCCGGCTTCGCAAGTTTGACCGCGGCATCCAGGGACGACTGGTCCATGAGGTCTCCGTCGACGAGGTGGACCTGGTCCGCGATCGCGGCGATGTTGCTGAAGTTCGGGGTGCTCAAGCGACGCACGAGCCCGAAGACCTCGTATCCCTTCTGGAGCAGGAGCTCCAGGAGGAAGGATCCGTCCTGACCCGTCGCACCCGACACGAGGGCCCGCTTGGCCATTGGACGGTGTACCGAGCTGAGGCTATTAACCGTGTCGTTCGATGCGCATCCCGCCCCGCGGGTCCCGGGTTACGCGCCCTCGCGGCGCGGGAGCTCGAGGCATCGTCGGAACATGTCCAGGTAGGCGGGTTTCAGCGCACCCCAGGAGAACCGCTCGACGGCGTGTCGTCGCGCGAGGAGGCCGCGCTGGCGCAGGATGCCGGGATTCTCGCGGCAGAACCGGATCTCGGAGGCGAGCGCGCCGGCCCGGGCCATGTCTACGACGGATCCCGCGTCTCCTGCGATCCAGCGAAGGCTGGCGAAGTCGTGGACGACCACGGGCAGGCCGCACGCCATGGCCTCGATGACCACGATCCCGAACGCCTCGTGGAGGGAGCCTAGGACGAAGAGGTCCGCCAGATGGTAGGCCTGGACCGCGGCCTCCAGGGGCAACCGGGTCAGGATGGCTCGCGGTCCGAGCTTCTCCCCGGCCTCGCGCCGCAGGATTGCGGCGGACTCGTCCTGCTCGCCCGCGAAGAACAGGAACACGTCAGGTCCGGCCGCCGCGGTCTCCTGGATGATCCAGCGGGGGCGCTTGTGGGAGTCCACGGAGAGGAAGCCAAGGCTCGCGACGACGAACGCGTCCCGCGGGATCCCATAGCGGTCGCGGAGCCGGTC
Protein-coding regions in this window:
- a CDS encoding GDP-mannose 4,6-dehydratase: MLYSRELCKRVPRLVLNADTAAWGSFLSGYNEGDGLKASHGAREFKNFKTSSSLLAAGLWWMAASALDQRLTYNTDSVFRGEYKERSYAYHSINLGTVSGARTGRHLLRPEGEVKQVVPELYTGWLYDLATESGTFHAGIGDLVIHNSPRRGLEFVTRKVAHGVARIAAGKSRTISLGSLDAKRDWGYAPDYVDLMYRILQYNEPDDFVGATGEAHSVREFVEEAFRVAGIPDWEKHVTVDERNLRPAEVYNLRGDASKARRLLGWEPKMRFKELVKLMVEAELARVR
- a CDS encoding glycosyltransferase family 4 protein, with the translated sequence MSSSVAPTESAGPAEREGGLPGRRIALSCSGLGDVMRGSERHYLGLYRTLKNDAPLVLFHGGRDAPGTRLPRIPRSSPLLRPLPPSGRMAVEVWSFALPLLAALRAGRFDLVNHSDMRMAKVRKYLPRRAVPTKFLYTNGAETPPWITASFDFLHCVTPTDYEAALAYGLPRDRVFLIPYAVDVDAFRPVEPEEKDRLRDRYGIPRDAFVVASLGFLSVDSHKRPRWIIQETAAAGPDVFLFFAGEQDESAAILRREAGEKLGPRAILTRLPLEAAVQAYHLADLFVLGSLHEAFGIVVIEAMACGLPVVVHDFASLRWIAGDAGSVVDMARAGALASEIRFCRENPGILRQRGLLARRHAVERFSWGALKPAYLDMFRRCLELPRREGA